Proteins found in one Brachypodium distachyon strain Bd21 chromosome 5, Brachypodium_distachyon_v3.0, whole genome shotgun sequence genomic segment:
- the LOC100833653 gene encoding uncharacterized protein LOC100833653 — MGFHLLALAAARGFLQAFFHLHGSAPPPPLLWPLNIWLPLARHLPEACGVLCGALAAHVAWLRRAYARGGTVWSRDSRGRHGGGDDDGENILRQALLNVSY, encoded by the coding sequence ATGGGTTTCCACCTactggcgctggcggcggcgaggggcttCCTGCAGGCGTTCTTCCACCTCCAcggctcggcgccgccgccgccgctgctgtggCCGCTCAACATCTGGCTGCCGCTCGCGCGACACCTTCCTGAGGCATGCGGCGTCCTCTGCGGCGCGCTCGCCGCGCACGTCGCCTGGCTGCGCCGCGCGTACGCGCGCGGCGGCACCGTCTGGAGCCGCGACAGCCGCGggcgccatggcggcggcgacgacgacggcgagaaTATTCTCCGCCAGGCGCTGCTCAACGTCTCCTACTGA